The Cervus elaphus chromosome 20, mCerEla1.1, whole genome shotgun sequence genomic interval GATTCACTTACACGCAATTTTCTGTAATtaaactatatctcaatttttaaattatttttaaatcccaCAATTAACAAAACTTAAAAGATAGCTCTAAAGATAAAACTGACAGAGTGTTGGGGATGAGACCCATACCAAGgagaggcagaagaaaaaaaggaaaataagaaaagaaaaagagaaaaatctgtaaGTCCTAGATCTATTATCTCCCTGATTCATTCTCAAGTAATTCAAAATTACTCATTTAAGACTCATCATTTAACGTTCACTTCTTACACCACTTGTAAGAGCTATTCTCTGACACTCAACTCCATCACAAGACTGAATTGTCTTCTTCTTTCATGTTTCTGTAACACTTAATACATACCGTCTTTAAAAAACTTATAATTTTTAATCATATACTTATGAATCTGTTATCTCCATTACTACAAACATCTTAAAAGCAATCacgttttattcatttttgttaccTCAGAGCTAAAAATATTAGAGACTATTCTAAACGTATTAAAGTATTATTAATGATCGTTTGGAGGTTGTGTACTAGTAACTGGTATTTATTCTCTATATTTGATATATTTGCAAGTGTCTTACAAGTTATTTAAAAgttcattacttaaaaaaaaaaaaaaaacctgttgacCTGAATTTGTTGCATTTGCCTCATTGAATATCATATCATTGAGGATAGAAAGACAATCTTAACTGTGACAGGCCCCTATCTATGTGAAAATAGAATACCTTctcaataatttttcttttggttatcttctaaaagaaaaaaaaactattgagaTAGTACTTCtggcttaatttttttaactttatattcctttctctcttccaaaTAAAGGAAATTTTCTCACCTTAGAAAATGATGCAAGCACAAAAAGGCCTGCAACCTTTACTCACAGGGAGTAGTCAATAAAACCACCTAATAAAAAATCTATTGAGACTATAATGCCAGATGACAGTCAGAAAGGATTAGAGCCTCAATGAATGCTCCCACAGAAGTCATAATATATCTAGTTTCAGTTTAAAGACTTTTCCAACAGTGGAACTTTCAAGCTATTTTAGTGTTTTCCTAAGATCTCACAAAATGATCTAAATAATAACATTCAATTCTAAAAGCTAgatgttgaaaatttttaaaataagtcaaatttgaggggatttccctggaagtccagtggttatgaatttgccttgcaatgcaggtgatttggatttgatccctggtcaaagaactaagattccacatgactcGGAGCAATTAAGTGCAACTACTGGACCcacgctccacaactagagagtccacgcACCACAACAAAAGGTCCCACCTGACACaataaagatcccacctgccacaactaagacccaatgcaacccaaaaaaacatcaaattttaaaactcatatGTCATAAAAATGAATACCAAATGTGTATACCTGTGTAAAGATATTATTACTCCTTCATTTAATCATATTATTTATGTGGcctaatattatttatattacttaTTATTGATTACATTATTTCATAGacacatttgaaaaattttagtactttttttttaagagtaagaaGAAACTTTCAAAAGCATGAAAGGATTTTGAGAAGCATTACTGTGAAAGCCTAAGTTGCCTTGAACAGGCTATTAACAGAAATCTGTATTTGAGAAGGCTGCCAGTATTATACCACCAGCCACCATGCAGTAAGGAAGACAAGCAGCCACACAAGAGAATATTTAGCAGCGTCTTCTGACAACCCCAGCTGAGGTCCCAGCAGGAACTATTTCATTTTCAGtatgaaagagaatgagaaagctTTCTTATGATTCCCGACCCCAGTTTTCAAGTTACTCACAGAGTTTTCCCACAGATCTCAGCTATCATGGAGCAAAGATAAGCCATTTCTGTTGTGCCCTTTCCAAATTCTTAATTCATGGAATTTGTGAGTATAATAAAGTATTTGTCATTTTACTCCACTAAGTTTGGGATGGTGAGTTATTCAGCAATAATAACTGGGACAGATCACATCAGTGAAAGCTGCAATGGGATCAGAAGGTGATACTCAAAGACCAAGGACAAGAAGACATCTAAGTGAAGGTCACCCAGGAAATAGGATAGCATGTGGACCAGACACTTCTTGCCTGGTGctatggtgtcatttgcataagCTATAACCAGATGACATCTCCATGAAATAAGAGGGAAAGTTCTTGAAAGGAACAAACAGTCTTGATAGAAATgtgaatgtgtttgtttttttttttaatgattctctttagttcttttcgctttttattttgtattagggtatagccaattaacaatgttgccacagtttcaggtgaatagcaaagggactcagacatacatatacatgtatatatccttccccaaacccccctccgtctgggctgccacataacattgagcagagtgccatgtgctacatagtaggctctggttatccattttatatagagCAGTATGTACGTATCTATCCCAactaccctatcccttctccataaaaaatgtgaattttgaacTGAATATAAATCTTTAATATAAATTaactaaatgtttatttaaaatactcTCTATGTTCTACACCAGGAATGACTGAGTTACCCGCAAGTGGCAAGATCGAGAATTTCCCACTGTTTGTGAAAAAGGGAGTTCCAGAGTAAAATTGAGctcagttaccaaaaaaaaaaaaaaaaacttgcatttATGAATTCTTGAGTTCTCCttgtaaattttaaaaccttcacacaattatttatttaagtaTCTATTGACAGTAAACCTTTCAGACAACTGGGATCATGACTGTACTGCCCACTGTTATATACCCAACTCCAAGCACTAGATTTATTACATAATAGAAGCTCAATAGATatgtgttgagtgaatgaataaatagaaatacaTGCTAATGGACAATCACAAGGATCACCATGGTAAAATTCTATCACCAAGCAATAAACAATTTTAGCAAGTATAAATCTTCTGCTCACACTAAGAAGAACATTATTTCCTCCAAATTAACTTAATCTCAGTTCTGAACTCCCTAGCTACTGGACTATCAAGAATATTGTCCTGGTCATTCCCAGGGCTTTCTCCCTGTTCCGGTGTCACATGCAAAGCAGGAGCAGGGCTTCCAGTCCTGAACCATCATGATGGCCACACACAGAGGTATAGAGGCATCAAAGAGCTGACAGATTTCAAGAGCTTGGACTCTGAGAAAGgcagtccgtctagtcaaggcaatggtttttccagtggtcatgtatggatgtgagagttggactgtgaagaaagctgagcaccgaagaattgatgcttttgaactgtggtgttggagaagactcttgagagtcccttggactgcaaggagatccaaccagtccattctaaagcagatcagtcctggggttcattggaaggactgatgctgaagctgaaactccaatactttggccacctcatgcaaagagttgaactcattggaaaaggccctgatgctgggagggattgggggcaggaggagaaggggatgacagaggatgagatgcctggatggcatcaccaactcaatggacatgagtttgggtaaacttcgggagttggtgatggacaggaaggcctggaatgctgcgattcgtggggtcgcaaaaagtcggacacgactgaacgactgaactgaactgaactgaactgatacctcaCTGTAAGCATGAGAATCTTAGGTGAAGCTGGACTGTGATGCCATTTCCCAGGATGCATTGTACAAACACTCCTGTCTGAATGCTGCCATTGTGATGAAACTAAACAAACTACTGGTCCTTTGACAAGGATCCTCGGGGGACTCCTCAGAAGCATGAGTTACAGAGGACGAAATGTAAGTAACTGAAAGCAATCATGCTGGAAGCTTGGACGGTCCAGACTACTTTTCCAAGATgctcagagttggtgatggacagggaggcctggcatactgcggttcatggggttgcaaagagtcggacacaactgagcaactgaactgaactgaactgaactgaacaatactaACTACCACAATACTTCTCAATTGAGGGCAAAATATCCAGCACTTTTGCAGTAAAGGCAAAATTATCCCAATGACAACATAAATCCTCCCACAGCAACCTCATTACATCATAGGTCAATTATCTAGAGATAATAAGTACACACTGGAAAACCACTGTACAATCCCCACATGGGAACGAATACTCACCCTTTACCAGCCACTTTGGTATATAAAGGGATACACCACCAACCATGCACATCACAGTGACCAGGACAGCTTATCTCAGGTTCTCATTTTGGTGATGCTGAATCAAGTAGGACCTGTGATTTAGCATGTGTTAGGGAACACATACTTCATGTTCTGCTAATTAGGAACAGAGCTATCAGGTATATTGGTTAGTGGAGTTCAGTCCACATGCCATACAGAGAcctaatttaattaatttaaagatGAAATCTTTATCAAATGATAAGCAATTTAAATGGAATGGTTATGACTcctatcattaaaaatattatgaatataaaataatatcagCTTCCATAAATATTTCACATGGATTCTTCTTTGTGGTTGTTTAACTGTAGTAAATATAACTAGCACACTTTCTGCTCCATCATCACCTGTAACTAAAAATTATGATAtgagaaacaaaattttttaataaaaatcaaagaggaatcaAAGGAACCTCCCGAGGTTTACTGTCCTGGATTTATCTGCATAAGACTAAACATCACTACAGAAAGAGGAAAATTCAGTTGCCTTTACATATAAAATTGACTACATTTTTTTCACTATTATCCTTTTATTTGGCTTATGTATTTACTCTAGAAGCTGTCCTTTGAATAcataaaaactgtatttaaacaaaaatttcatCTTAGTTTAAGGAATATTAACAGGACTTTCCTctagtatctttttattttctggtctCAATAGgatgtttttaatgtatttcaaaatagACCACATTAATCCCAGTAAAAATccttaaactgatttttttaattgactaataaatgaatgaataaatgaggagTGCCCAATAGCCAATATCCATAAGAAAGGAACAAGCTGGATGCAGTGTTAACAGCCTgggactgagggggaaaaaagggtgGAAAAGAACATCTCATTAAATAAACATGAATAACTATTACCACTGTCAACACTATTAccactgtctcatgcatccacgtACTGAGTCTTTGCATTATAAGCTATGTGACTGCACTGTATTTCCAAGACTGAAAGGTTAAAATCATAATTTATGTGGGCAATGGAAAACTAACAAACTTCAAAATTTTCCTTGGTGATCCCAAGGGTTTCTGATATTAAAGCAAATTTCTCTGAATGCTGGACACATTCACGATCTTCTTACATTCCTGTATATCTGGCAAGTAAGGCACTGACTACCCTGTTACATACTTATCTTCCTCAAAATATTTGTGGAACTGTAGAGATAGTGTCTCTCTGAAGCAAATGGCAATACGCTTATTGTCTATTATAAAATACACAGATTCCTTAAGCTGAAAGGTCTTCTCCTAAAACACCACCACTGTACATACAGGCATCACCTGTAATTCTTGGCATCATCATGTGGGAACTGGGGCTCCAAAAGTGTTGGTTGATACTCTAGCTACTGCTGTTGCTGTTAGCAATAAATTGCCCTTTGTCTCTGACTCAGGAGTCTCATGTCTTCAACCAACATCCATGAGATTGTGTGGCAGACCAGACTCTGGTATAAAACCAGACTCTCTGCAGATGCTGAAAATGAGATGTccaagaataaaaggaaatagtCTTTGTATGTTTTCATAAAGTACCGCCAAAGATACAAGTGTGGCTGTATATGTTTTACTATACTAACTCTATTACCCTGTGACTCTTCCTTGCCTCAGGGAGAGTGATGAGTTAGCAGAAAGGCAGCTACTGCCTTTGAGTTTCAAAACCCAACACTTCATTTTCAAGGTTCTGAGTTTCTGAGGTCACAAAATTTGAGcccctaaaaatataaaatgtatgttttaaataatagattggaaagaatgaaggaaaaggcACATCATATCACCACACTAGACAAAGCCTCCCTTTGACAGTGGAGATGCGGGGcgaggggagaaagaaaagggacaGTGAAAGCAAGAAAGCTATTTGCTTGTGGTTCCCTAAGAAAGAGCCCTGAGAGGTTGGGGACTGGGAAGCAGAGAAACCATGGAATCTGAAAGGAGAGAAGCTCTGTGTCCTTCATTTTCACATAAAACAGAGAGGAACTTGACAACTGTGTCCTCTGTCTGCAGCACAGTAGGAGCATAGTAGACAGAATGCCTTTGGGGTTTGcctgggtgtgtgttgggggaggggagattgctcagtcactcagtcacgtctgactgtttgcgaccccatggaatgtagcctgccaggctcctctgcccatggaattttccaggcaagaatactggagtgggttgccatttcctactccaggggatcttcccgaccagggatcaaacccgctacccctgcatctcctgcattggcaggcagatacttaaccactagcaccacctgggaagtccttgggATTTGCCTAAATGGAGAGATTTTCCCTTTATCACTACAGTCCAGGGACAGAGCCAAAGATGTTTTACATACAAAGTAGGGTACAGAGGCCATGTGATTGAGATGGTAGAATGTAGTAGTAACACACATGGACCAATTACTgagactggaaaaaataatacacatcTCAGCTAGTGTCACAGTGGATGGTTGATAACAACCAAGAATGAGAAGAAGTTTTCCCAGAGCCCTCATAAGTCCTCTGGAACTTAGATACAATATGAGGTAAATGTGTAGGAGAGCAGGAACCCATAAAATGACTGAATTGACTAATAGTTAATCTCTACCAGCAGGCAGAACAAGGGTTTACAAAATCACTATGAAAAAATTAGTGcttttttatttgtgtgtttattttatacattgtttGTGGCCTGAAATCTGTGCTTGCTAAACCTGTATTCCTAAAACAATACATCTTAAGAATGCACTATAGTAAAAAGCTCTCCGAGGGAGGCGGGAGCGCCATGGAGGTGGCTGGCTGGTGGGATGGCAGATGAAGAAGAGGATCCCACCTttgaggaagaaagtgaagaaattggAGGAGGTGCAGAAGGTGGACAGGGTAAAAGAAAGAGACTTTTTTCTAAAGAATTACGGTGTATGATGAATGGGTTTGGAGATGACCAGAATCCTTATACTGAGTCAGTAGATATTCTTGAAGACCTTGTCATAGAGTTCATCACTGAAATGACTCATAAGGCAATGTCAATTGGAAGACAAGGTCAGGTACAAGTTGAAGATATCGTCTTCTTGATTCGAAAGGACCCAAGAAAGTTTGCTAGGGTTAAAGACTTGCTTACTATGAATAAAGAATTGAAACGTGCTAGAAAAGCACTTGATGAAGCAAACTATGGATCTTGACACCTTTTGTACTTTCTGAAGCTTCATTATCTTCTGGGGAAACCATGCTTAATAACTATATTTTCCACAGTAAGGCCCTGCCTAATACCTAACCATGTGAATGAAAAATGGAGAACCACAGTTTTCAGGCTTTATTTTCACGTTTTCAATTTTAGAGTGATATATGAGCCTTTAATTGCCTGCCATTATATCACCCTACTTGAATTACATATTAGATTTTAATGACCACATGTAAGTCAAAGTACCTTTGGTTTGCAATCCATTCAGTTTCTTCTGACTCTTGACCATCtcaatgaattaatatttgtgtACTTGTGCCATTGTAGGTTGTACTGTAGCTGTttaatatgtgaaatctaaatgGCACCTTTGACCTTGATAGCTAAGTTGTGTTTCATGTATTTCTAAAGCTTTTAGACCACAGTAGTGTAAGTTGTTAAAAGATGGTGAACTGGGTTTGTGTTTCTTTTAAGGAGGAAATGATATTAGAAAATATAGTCTTTTGTAGGAGTGTTTATTTGTCttaagataatttattttaatattcttctttAGATAACAAgagtgatttaattttttattttttcagaaactaAGAATTTTCTATGAATGGTTCTGTGTTGGAAGACATACTGGATTAAAAATCTTTGGGGTTTATAATAGACTGTTTGTCAGGTTTTAAAAGAACTCATTTCCCCAGGTCAGATTAAAACTTCTGAAAGTGCTTTCAGTAGCAGGAATGGCATTGCTGAAAAAGTTGATGGCAGATAAGCATTTGGGGTAGTGTTTTATTAACATGTttgttagtatttatttattgtgaaaACGTATACTTGACTAAAACCATGTGTGGCTATGGAAACCACTTTTGTAGTTCAGGATATACAAGTTTTGTGTGTATTTAGCTCATTGTGTTAGTCTTGCATTTAGCTGAAAGTAAGGATTAAAATtgcatttaaagggaaaaaaaaaaagaatgcactaCTGTgtccctcattttttaaaaaaaagtttggcagaaaccaatacaatttcataaagcaattatcgttcaattaaaaaataaattaaaaaaaaaaagaaaaactctgtcTTCTTTTGTGTTCTTAGCCTGAGTCTCCAGAATTCCCAGTTTATTTATGGATTCCCAGAACTTCAGTGAGACTGAAACCATGATGCAGTCCACCTGACATTATTTCTACAGCAAAGGGATTTTTAAATTCTACCTCCAGCTAAGCAACTGGGAATCATATAAATAATGGAGCCTCTTTCCAACCTCAACCTACCCTCCTCTGACTATTATTATTGATACTCTGCAGACACAGAGAAATTGGCGATTTCAACTCAATCCACATTTCCTCAGCATAATTAAGAAGGCAAATGAAATTGTATTCACAAGAGTCTCAATTTCACATGTAAAATGTATACCTATATTGTATTACTCAGAGCCTGGAGAACTTGAAAAtcctacatatttttcaaatctcTCTGTATTTTTTCAAAACTATATCTAAGGggtctatttttatttcaatatattttgaaaacaggaatgttaaatgaaattgaaaaactaaataaatttgtAGTCGTCTCTAAAGCTTTTTCTTCTGGAAACATTTAATCAGTTTTTATAACAATAAAGCAGCAATTCCAAAGGTTAAACTGTTTTCAACCAAACCAAGACATGCTTAAGAGGTTATTTATTTAGCTATGTCCAtaaaggcttctctggtggctcagactattgtctgattccacctgcaatgtaggagacccaggtttgattcccctggagaagggaatgacagcccactccagtattcttgcctggaaaattccacagacagaaaagcctggagaaagctgttgctgtccatgggactgtggACACAACtcaatgactttcacttttatcttcTTTCATAAAGGAACTCAAGGTGACAAGAGCAAAGGAGAGAAAAGTTATATGATTTAACAAGCATGTCTGATAGAAAGCAGTCACCAATaccggggcttccctgatggctcagtgggtaaggaatcctcctccaacgcaggagatgcgggttcgatccctgggtttggaagatcccctgaaggagtaaatagcaacccagttcagtattcttgcctgggaaatcccatggacagagaaggctgggggactgcagtccagggagtcacaaagagtaggatacaatgGTGACTAAGCAAACAAGTCACCAACCCCAAGTAGAAACTATGTTTGAGAGacaaaaatagagaataaaattGTGTTTCCCCAAAGTAAACCTTCCACAAACCAGCCTGGACATGAACCTCTCACTCTAGTATCTATGATATTCCTGCATCATACTAACGCTGTAACTCTTCTATGGCATGTTCCCTAACTTGTGACCCACCCCCCGACTCTGACTTTCTTTTCACGCATATATAAACTTAATCTCTTAGGTTCTAATCCAAATACCTTTCTCTTTTtgtctcacaaacacacacacacacacctaagcCCTGataaacatgtacacacacacacatgctgttaAGCCCTAACTGACATCTCCCTACTGAGAAACTCAAAAGACCTCTATAGCTCTCATTGCGAGACCAATAACACCTTTTTGATCTTCCAATATGTCACTTATGTCTGGCCTGTCCAATGGACTTCGATGTTATTGAAGGGTTGGAAATGTGATTAAATATGCTTCTTATTCCCAAAAGAGCCAAGATCCCTGTTGGTACTCAATAAACCACTTGTTGAATTGAAAGAATTCTAAAAAGCTTCCAGagcataaaaattaaattcattgaCTCTGCCAGGACAGTATCTTGCAatattctgcaaaaaaaaaaaaaaaaggtaccagAATAATAACCCTAGTTTAAGTTGTTGACTATGGGAATTTTATATAGTAGCTAACTTGCAGAGAAACCCATAGATACCAACTGCAACTTTTTGTTTACGGTTTTTGTACTCTGATCTCCAAGTTTTTCATTATGAGAGGTAAAGCAAAACTAAATTTAGCTCTTCTTGAAGTCCTCTGTAAATAGGCAAAGTGGAAATGAACCAGAAACAGATGTATAATATTTCTTtcaaatcagacatgactttaaAAGTTTGAGACAAGatgacttggggaaaaaaaaggcatcaCCCTGAGTATACTTTCCAGAAACTTTTACAAGATATCTTGATAGCACAAAGCCATGTAGATTTATCCATCAGTCCCTGACAAACAATACATAAATATAACCTGTAATATCTTTCTTCTTCGTAAGTTTCCAAGATACATTGCTCCTTCAGTAAATACACATCCTTCCCTTCTAATATAATCTCTCCAACTTTTTCCCAATTGTCCATTTCTTGTACTTAGCATCATGACATTTTAGTAAGCAGCTTTacagaacaaataaaattttttaagagccaaagatttttttttgttgcttcataattttatttcagtTGGAGCTCCACACAAAAAACTATGCACAAAGGTTAAATCAATAACCTAACCGTATTCTGACTCCAGTTTTCaggttaaggggaaaaaaaaaaaaaacttatttgtcccctaacattttaaaaatatatatcaattacaattaaaattatttattttccctgaaaGTTATGTTAAAAATTATTCTCATCTTGGGAAAACGCTTTTAGTGCAAACATGTtattgaaacaacaacaaaaaatgctaaCCCTACAATCATGGTGATGATTACACAGGATGAGACCAGGTTTCATATTCAAATTCCTCTACATACTAGCTATGTAACCCTTAGCTAGTTACTTAGATTCTGAGTCccagtttctttatcttttaaaatgctgctataaggattaaataaaatagtatatttgAAGCTCCTAATACAGAATCAATGAATGCTAGTTTCCTTTAGTATGAGGTAGAGATTTCTAGCAGTCATATGTTCCAACTGTCATGTTTTAATCAAGTGGAGGGTTATTTTTATCACATAACAAGAAGACTGTAGGCAGTACTTAAGGAAGGCATCCAAGACCCAGGCTCCTTGTAGATCTAGCCACTTAGGCAAATGGCTTAATCTTTATGTGATAAGATGTCTGCTCTACTTCCAGACAACAGTTGAAATTCATGTTAGTACAGTAGACCTTTTCCCAAACCCTTActtttcatctttctgtgtctcaATATTTTaagtggatttcttgtagacaATATTGTTGGACCAATTCTTTTGAATTTGTACCCAGAAGGAGGACTACTGGATcacatgataattctattttcagttttttgaggaacctccatactctttacCATAGCAGCTACACCAACTTAGATTCACACCAACAATGcacaagtgttccaatttcttcaAATCCTTGTCATCACttacctttgtttatttttactttgattttttttataatagcctTCAGACAAGTGTGAGGAGATAATccagtgtgtttttgttttgcattccCTCATGATTCGTGATGTTGAGTATCTCTGCATATATCTGTTGGCCAGttctatatcttctttgggaaaatgtctattcaattcctttgcccactttttaatcaggttatttgcaggttttttttgtttgttgctaTTGAATTGCAGAAGTTCCTTGTATATTTGGGCATTAACTTCTCCtcagatattttctcctgttccttaatttgcctttttattttgttgattgtttcctttgctatgcagaagcaTTTTGGTTTGATACAGTAtcacattatttttgtttttcttatttgtgattttggtgtcatatctgagAAGTCTTTTCTAAGGCCAGTGTTACACAAAGTTTgacacctatgttttcttctaagggcttcccagggggcaccagcagtaaagaacctgcctgcgaatgcaggagacataaaagatgtgagttagatccctaggtcaggaagatcccctggaggagggtatggcaatctactccagtatttttgcctggagaatcccatggacagaatagcctggtgggctacagtccatagggttgcaaagagtcaggcatgactgaagtgacttaacacacacacacacaagaacttCATAATTTCAGGTCCTACATTTAAATCTCTAATCCAttctgatttgatttttttatatactGTAAGAGAAgggtccaactttattcttttaaagatgGATATACAGTTCTCTCAGCACCACTGCAAGTTCTTGACACTCTTGTCAAAGGTCAGTTCaccatggatttatttctgggtgctccattctattccattggtctatatgttgtctttatgccagtaccttACTGTTTTAGTTACCGTAggtttgtaatatattttgaaataagaaagtgttatgcctccagctttgatcttaagactgctttggctattcaaggtaaTTTGTGATACCATATGAGTTTTAGGActgcattttctattttgataaatatatatatatatataattaggattttgatagggattacactgaatctgtagtCACTTTGAATAGTATAGACATTTTAATCATATTAAGTCTTTCAATTTGTGAACACAGGATGCCTTTCCACTTACttgcatcttttattttatttaccaatgttttgtagttttcagtgcataagtctttcacctccttggatAAGgtaatttctaagtattttataagTTTAGCCATCCCTGCTTTATATTGGTtactatttgcatgaaatatcttttccatcATTTTACTGTCAGCctacttg includes:
- the LOC122678106 gene encoding transcription initiation factor TFIID subunit 13-like, coding for MADEEEDPTFEEESEEIGGGAEGGQGKRKRLFSKELRCMMNGFGDDQNPYTESVDILEDLVIEFITEMTHKAMSIGRQGQVQVEDIVFLIRKDPRKFARVKDLLTMNKELKRARKALDEANYGS